Proteins co-encoded in one Doryrhamphus excisus isolate RoL2022-K1 unplaced genomic scaffold, RoL_Dexc_1.0 HiC_scaffold_28, whole genome shotgun sequence genomic window:
- the LOC131119622 gene encoding uncharacterized protein LOC131119622, whose translation MPRKGKRSEAAKRRWRKLDLADPQTGQTSAPQQPGSPPSTTSDGTTLQSPTKKRARFQTSPLADQPRVVDACSATSSVVAQESLARHQPPRHVRGTGRRHTVRKWPVSAVTGKNHKLVIPAVAQGKRFVLIVGDSHLRAIADGFVKMPEGPLSFGVMSTPGATAAQLWAEVQNAVLSRSPEVVCVLAPSNNLGRPVGEAATDFGQLLTAIYSRWPNVVVVDFPPRLNVVVAQQDRLRREYRRVAASMGIPYLSSADHFPLSRLEMWCRDGVHLSDSDGMPVLARLLWVAARRQLESTAPAPPPPPPPPAPPTSPPGEPHRPWSSLFQKLETTAQPAPSLQTSPPTRVFLPKVVVKGEVTVQHPSNPFDWTLIGSAEGRSRRVKSKVPRDSSKGMCKQQEDLLQCNIPVNPVWFSAPMLVAMDKLAPSHLPSPETSTVIPKGKKAVTAEADCRPVSKRRVGELQMEATSPPSSMPLQHIVQDEASWMEETPHRVELPSTPTPPCSPGPVVVTEETCAPSSTPPQHIVMDGTSQDCDTEAGRRIHTVRATHSQMDLSYRGEQVQLAF comes from the exons ATGCCACGGAAGGGGAAGCGTTCCGAAGCAGCGAAGCGCCGATGGAGGAAGCTGGACCTTGCTGATCCACAGACGGGCCAGACCAGCGCACCCCAGCAG CCTGGGTCCCCACCCTCGACGACCAGCGATGGGACCACCCTGCAGTCTCCCACAAAGAAG AGAGCCAGGTTCCAGACCTCCCCTCTGGCCGACCAGCCCCGTGTGGTGGATGCCTGCTCTGCCACTTCTTCTGTGGTTGCCCAG GAGTCTCTGGCCAGACACCAGCCTCCGAGACACG TCCGAGGCACTGGGCGGCGCCACACCGTGCGGAAATGGCCAGTTTCTGCAGTGACTGGGAAGAACCACAAGCTGGTCATTCCAGCCGTGGCTCAGGGCAAGCGG TTTGTCCTGATCGTTGGAGACTCCCATCTGCGAGCCATTGCAGATGGATTTGTGAAGATGCCGGAGGGACCCTTGTCTTTTGGTGTGATGTCCACCCCGGGTGCCACGGCGGCCCAGTTGTGGGCTGAGGTGCAGAATGCGGTTCTGTCTCGGTCTCCCGAGGTGGTCTGTGTTTTGGCACCCAGCAACAACTTGGGTCGTCCCGTTGGCGAGGCAGCCACCGACTTCGGGCAGCTCCTGACCGCCATCTACAGCCGCTGGCCTAAC gTCGTCGTCGTGGACTTTCCTCCACGTCTGAACGTCGTGGTGGCCCAGCAGGATCGTCTGCGCCGGGAGTACCGTCGGGTGGCAGCTAGTATGG GTATTCCCTACCTATCCTCAGCTGACCACTTCCCGCTGTCACGCCTTGAGATGTGGTGTAGGGATGGC GTACACCTCAGTGACAGCGATGGGATGCCTGTGCTTGCCAGGTTGCTGTGGGTTGCTGCCCGCCGTCAGCTGGAGAGTACCGCACCCGccccaccccctccacctcCGCCACCAGCTCCTCCTACGTCACCGCCGGGCGAG CCCCATCGTCCTTGGTCGTCACTGTTCCAGAAG CTGGAGACGACTGCACAACCGGCACCATCTCTTCAGACGTCCCCACCGACGCGAGTGTTCCTGCCGAAAGTGGTTGTGAAGGGTGAGGTCACCGTGCAGCATCCTTCCAACCCTTTTGACTGGACACTCATTGGCAGCGcagagggg AGGAGTCGGCGTGTCAAGTCCAAGGTGCCCCGTGACTCCAGCAAAGGGATGTGCAAGCAGCAG GAGGACCTGTTGCAGTGCAACATCCCTGTGAACCCTGTGTGGTTCAGCGCGCCCATGCTGGTTGCAATGGACAAGCTGGCTCCATCGCATCTTCCAAGCCCTGAGACCTCCACAGTTATCCCCAAGGGCAAGAAG GCGGTGACTGCAGAGGCTGACTGTCGTCCAGTCTCCAAGAGGAGAGTGGGAGAGCTGCAG atggAGGCAACATCGCCACCTTCCTCCATGCCACTGCAGCACATTGTACAGGATGAGGCCAGCTGg atggagGAAACACCACATCGTGTGGAGCTGCCTTCCACCCCAACACCACCTTGCAGTCCCGGGCCAGTGGTTGTCACAGAGGAGACGTGTGCGCCATCCTCCACACCACCACAGCACATTGTCATGGATGGGACCAGCCAG gATTGTGACACGGAAGCTGGTCGACGCATTCATACCGTCCGGGCCACTCACTCCCAGATGGATTTGAG